GCGGCTCAGCCGAGCTGCGCGTGGGCGTCGCGGCCGACTTCGTCGATGAAGCGCGCGAGCTTGATGTCGCGTTCGGTGAGTCCGTTCGCGTCGTGCGTGGACAGCGTGATGTCGACGCGGTTGTAGACGTTGAACCACTCGGGATGGTGATCCATTTCCTGAGCCTTGATCGCCACGCGGGTCATGAAGCCGAACGCCGCGTTGAAATCGGCGAAGCGCAGGCTGCGCTGGATCGCATCGCGGCCGGGCACGGCCGACCAGTGCGGGAGCGTCTCGAGTTGCGTCTTGCGTTCTTCTGATGTGAGTTTGTGGATCATGGCAGTGCCCTCGTGTGCGGGTGACGCGCGCCCGGCCGCCGTCGCACGAACCTCGCGAAGCGGCGGCGCGCCATCGACACATTCTTTCATATTTGCCGCGGGACGGCGTTGATTCAGGA
The genomic region above belongs to Burkholderia plantarii and contains:
- a CDS encoding 4a-hydroxytetrahydrobiopterin dehydratase — translated: MIHKLTSEERKTQLETLPHWSAVPGRDAIQRSLRFADFNAAFGFMTRVAIKAQEMDHHPEWFNVYNRVDITLSTHDANGLTERDIKLARFIDEVGRDAHAQLG